DNA from Ignavibacteriales bacterium:
TCTTCGCCATGCTATCCAGATTAATTATACTCTTTGCCGCAATTAATCCATCCATGCTCGGCATTGATATATCGCACAGAACAATATCGGGCTTGTTCAATTTATACTTATTGATCATTTCAATACCGTTTTGGGCTTCTGCTACGACGAACATATTCTGGTATGAATTAAGATAATAAGCGAGTGCCATTCTTGTAATAGCCTGATCCTCAGCAATTAATATTCTTATATCTTTCAACAAAAGCCTCAAGATTTAAAGTAGACATTTTAATAAGATTGATTTACAATCAATTTTCTAACGATTTTCAATAAATTTGCGGTTGAATTGGAGTAGTTTAAAATACAGCATTTCAACCCGGTGTAGGTTGTTTCACCTCACATCATCAATTTATAAGCCAAATAAAATGTAATAAGAGATTTTCAATAATATATTAGTAGTTCTACTAATGTTTTTAACTTTTTACCTCATTTTTGGCTAAAAAGTTTAGTACTTGTACTAATAGACGGGTATTTCGATATATATGAATTGGAATCTCAACTGCAATTCGTTTTTTTAAAACCGGAATAATTGACTGGCAGTCAGGAATAAAAATCAGCCGACTTTCTTCTTTGTATTGTCTTTACTTAGCTGACTTGATACTGCATTTTTGGTAAATTGCTTCAGTAAAAATTACATGGTTTTATAATTTTGTTCAATAATGTTCTACTTAAACTATTATAAACTAAAAATCGAATATAAATAAGCAACGTGACTCTTCGAACGCATATAAAAGAAACAATAAAACTTGCACTTCCTATTTCAGTCGGGCAACTAGGACATGTAATGCTAGGAGTTGTTGACAGTGTGATGGTCGGAAAGGTCGGTTCTGCTTCATTGGCTGCGGCATCCTTAGTAAACGGAATCTTCTTTTTGATCCTTGTGATCGGAATTGGACTCTCTATGGCGGCGACGCCTCTTATAGCAATGGCAAAGGGCGCGGGTAAATTAGATGATTGCGGAAAAATCCTTAACCATTCCCTAGTGGTAAATTCTGTCTTTTCAATTCTCCTAATAACCGGTACATTCGGATTTTCTTTCCTTATCCCATATCTTAATCAGCCGCGTGAAGTAGTCAAAGAAGCGGTTCCTTATCTACAAGTTTTATCTATTTCGGTAATTCCGTTCATACTTTTTCAGACTTACAGACAATTTTTAGAAGGTCTCTCTATTCCAAATCCTCCTATGTATATTGCGATTTTCGCAAATCTATTTAATGCATTTTTCAATTGGATCTTTATTTACGGAAAATTCGGATTTCCGCCTTGGGGATTATTCGGTGCGGGGGTAGCAACAACATTAACACGCTGGACTATGGCTGCGGTCTTATTCTATTTTGTTCTTAACTATAATAGAGTGCAGATATATAAACCTCAAATAAAAATCAAAGCGTTAGATTTTTCATTAATTAAAAAACTTATAAGCATTGGATTGCCAAGCGGCTTTCAATATTTTCTTGAAGTTGCAGCATTTTCATTTGCCGCTATAATGATCGGGTGGCTTGGAAAGGCGCAACTTGCTGCACATCAGATTGCAATTAATCTGGCATCGATAACATACATGATAATACTTGGTATTTCTTCGGCAGGAACAATTAGGGTTGGAGAAGCAGCCGGGAAAAAAGATATCACACAAGTAAGACGCGCCGGATTCAGCACACTCGGGTTAGCCTCCTCATTAATGTTTTGTTTCGGTGTTTCTTTTATTTTATTAAGAAATTTTTTACCAACTCTTTATATCAAAGAGATAGAAGTAATTGCAGTTGCGTCTAAACTTTTAATTATAGCCGCACTTTTCCAAATTTTTGACGGGCTTCAGGCAACTGGTATTGGCGTTCTCCGCGGTTTAACCGACACAAAGATTCCAATGTTGATCTCTTTTGCGGCATACTGGATGATTGGAATTCCAATTGCAATAATTTTAGGATTTTATTATAAGCTCGGTGCGGTTGGAATCTGGATCGGACTTCTTATTGGATTGGCTTCTGTTGGAATTACAATGCTTTTTAGATTTAACAGCAAGAGTAAAATTATATATCAGAACGGATCAAACTAAATTACATTTACATATAAAATAATTTTTATCTTTGCCCACAAATTTTTAAGAATAATTTTAAGATAGAACAACTGATGAGCCGATTTGCCCCGATATTTGTAATAGTAGCCGCAGCATTATGGGGAATTGATGGAATAATATTGAGACCCGCTTTATACAGTTTACCTGTACCGCTTGTTGTACTAATAGAAAGTTCAGTAGTGGCTTTAATCCTTTCACCAATTTTTATAAGACAATATCCAAAATTAAAATTACTCAACAGAAAAGATTGGCTTGCATTTTTAGGAGTCGCATTATTCGGCGGTGCAATTGGAACAATGGCAATAACAAAAGCCCTCTTCTATGTAAATTTTGTAAATCTGTCGATAGTAATTTTGATTCAGAAACTGCAGCCGGTCTTCGCATTAACTTTTGCTGCATTTATATTAAAAGAAAGACTTCCTAAAATATTTTTCTTTTGGGCTGCCCTAGCCGTTATTGGCGCTTATATAATGACGTTCGGATATTCTCTTCCGGTTTTGGATACAGGAAATAAAACATTAATTGCTGCCGGACTTTCACTCATCGCCGCGATAAGTTTCAGTTCTTCAACTGTTTTTAGCAAAAGAGCATTGCGAAATGTTGGATTTGAGTTGGGGACTTATCTAAGGTTTTTACTCTCGGCAATCATAATGTTAGTAATAGCTTCATCCATGGGAGATATTAAGAATATTGTAAATGTTTCGTCAACTCAATGGTGGATTTTTCTTTTAATAGCTTTTACAACCGGCGGTGCTGCAATATTTCTCTACTACTACGGCTTAAAAAAAATTACTGCTTCTGTAGCAACTATTTGCGAATTAGCATTTCCAATGACTGCCGTTGTACTTGAATATTTTATTCATGGGAATATTTTAAATCCGGTTCAATGGATGGGTGTGGCGCTTCTTATTTTTAGTATAATTAAAGTATCGGGAGTAAAATTTATCGGTCCGGTTTCAAAATAAATCAGCTTTACTTTTCTATTTTATTTGCAACTTCTGCAAGGATAACCCAGTTTTCTCCATCATTCTTCCAAACTCTCATATAATTGTACCGTTCGGATGTCATACTGCCGTTACTGATTTCCATTTCACCGTAAGTAAATCCAAGATCGTTCGATGAAGAGACCTTACCTCCAACCGGATTGAATTTATAATCAATCTTTTTTTGTGAAAGATAATTAATGATCTTCGTTGTGCCAATGAATGGGTATTCGCCGTCTCTCAACAAACGTGAATCCTTATTTATAAATTTCTTATATGCAGATTCAGTTCCAATTTCTGCAATTAATTTAGCGAATGTACGATCAAGTTCAAACAGTTGATCTGCTTTTAATTCATTCTTTTTTATTATAGTTGAAGCCGGCTTTGATTTTGCGGCTTCATATTTAAGAGGTTCAAATTGATCAGAGGGTTTTTCATTATTATTCCCGTAATCAATTACAAATTTGAACTCACCGTCCGATTGTCTTTGCCAGACTGTGCAAAAATTACCGAACCAAATTGCAGCGCTGTCTTTATCTTTGCGGAATTCTGCCGGTCCGGTTGTAAATCCCATATCACCTTCTTTCGAAATTTCTGCATGAACCGGAAACCAGCTAAGCAATCCGGGTCTTTTTGGTGCATTGGTTAAGAAAGTTTTACCGTTCACAGGTCCGGGTCTAAATATAATTCCGTCGTCGGCAATAAATTTTAGAAATGAATCCCTTGTTCCAATTTCTGCCGCACTGGCAGCAAATGAAAATTCTGTTGATATTAATTGATTCTGATCCATTTTCTTTTTTTGTGCGAATATCTGTGAAGTGACAAACAAGAATATAAATCCTAAAATTAAATGTTTCATCTTTACCTGCAATTTTGTGTCAAACTTAACTCAACAATCTTTTTTCAACAAGGTAATAATAATGGAACTTACTTTTCTTTTTTCTCCAATTTAATAGAAACTGAATTTATGCAGTAACGCTGACCTGTCGGTTTTGGACCGTCATCGAATATATGACCGAGATGACTTCCGCACGTAGCACACATTACTTCGATCCTGTGCATGCCAAAACTATAATCATCTTTGGTAATAACATTTTTATTATTCATCACATCATAAAAACTCGGCCAGCCGCAATCGCTGTCAAATTTTGTGTCCGAGCTGAACAATTCAGCACCGCATGCTGCACACTTATATATTCCTTTACCTCTCGAACTCCAGTATTCGCCTGTAAATGGCTGCTCTGTTCCCTTTTCACGTAATACGTGATATTGTTCGGGCGTCAATATTTCCTTCCATTCTTTCTCGGTTTTCTGGATTTTAAAAGACATCTCTTTGCCTTTCGATTGATTTGATTTTTCATTTTGTTGTGCACAAGCAGAATATAGAGGAAGACTGATAATTATCATTAAGAAAATTATCCTTCTCATAATTATTCCTTTCTGTTATATAATTATAAACGATGGTGATTCTGGAAAAGTTCTTTGGAACGGAAAATAAATGAAATCAATTCACTAATTTATTTTCTTTTTATACTCTTCAGTTTCTTCAAGTGAATTAAAATAACCGATACGGACACGGTACCATTTAACACCTCTCAGAGTTCCTTCTGTTAGAAAAGCATTGTGTCCTTTTGCTTTTAGTCTTTGGACTTCTTTTTCTGCTTTTGGCTTATTCTTCCACGAAGAAACTTGAAAAGAATATTTTGTTCCTTCCTTAAAAATCATTTCCTTAGGATTTGTTCCAACAGGTAATTCTTTTAACCTAGAATCGATGACCGGTTTTTGTTTTTCAAGGTTTGTGGTTTGTTTTGATTCAGATGGATTTTTTGTTTTATCAATTATTGGTCTGGTTGGAATTGATTTTACATCTTCTTTTGGAGCAGTTACTTTTTGGACAGAATCTTTTTTACTAAGATAAAGAGCAACTCTGTCGTTACTTTTATTATTTTCATTTTTCAAAGTCTTTGAAGGATCATCATTTGATTTCTCTTCTTGCTCTTTAACAGCCAATTTGTTTGTATTATTTGTGTTCTGAGATGAATCTTTTTGTTCAACTATTCCGGTTTCAATTCCTAAATATTCAACAGCTTTATTGAATATCGCCGTCATAGTTTCATTACCCTCAATTTGGATGGAAAAATTTTCACTCCCGGAAGCAAATCCCGGTAAGGATGTTTCACCGAGTATTTTTTGATTTTTGTCATAATATAATGTTCCAATCACAGTGTATTTGCGTGAATTTGAGTTGAATAAGAGTTGTGTCTTAATACTTGTTGCTTCCTTTCCTAATGAAGTAATAATTTGAGGTTTTTTATAAACTGTAATACTAAGAACTGTGATTTGATTTTCAAATTTTTTGATACTCGATGTATCAACATATACTGTTTGATCTTTGGCTTCAAAAACTTTTTCCCACTTTGGTCCGGGAGATTGAGCAAATATTCTTATTGTAGAGATTAAAATAACCGCAGCGATTAAAATTTTTCTTTTCATCTTTTCTTCTGTTTTGGTTTCTATACTAAGTAAATTTAGTTAAAAATTTACTTTCATTGGAAAAATGTTACACTTCAATAAAATGTTTTTATAGATTTCTTGACAAAAATACTTTGATATGCTATTTTCACAGCAACTTTTTTGAAAGGTTATGCTCACTGAATTTGGCAAAATTTTAATCTTCATGATGCTTGCAGCTATTTTCGTAATAGTTGTATTCATTATTTCTAAACTTCTAAGTCCGGATCGTCCTACAAAAGAAAAATATTTAACCTACGAATGCGGTGAAAATCCTCAAGGATCACCTTGGGTTAAGTTTAATATTCGTTTTTATGTTATTGCCCTAATTTTTTTAATCTTCGATGTGGAAGTAGTTCTTCTTTTCCCCTGGGCACTGACATATAAAGAATATGGTTTTTACGGTCTCGCTGTTGGATTGATTTTCCTGCTTGTCCTTGGTCTTGGAATGGCATATGAATGGAGAAAAGGTGATTTGGAATGGGCCCGTCCGCAACCTAAAGCACCAAAACTTGACGAAATACTTAACTCAAAATCCTAAACCGGAAAGAGAAATAATAGATGGGTTTACTAGATAAAGAATTTTCCGACGGCAACATTGTTATAGCCAGAGCAGAAGATTTAATGAATTGGGCACGCCTCTCATCTATTTGGCAGCTTGGTTTCGGTCTTGCTTGCTGTGCAATCGAAATGATGGCAACTTCAGCTTCCCACTACGATTTTGACCGATTTGGTGTTATACCTAGAAATACTCCACGACAGGCAGATGCAATTATTATTTCCGGAACCGTAACTTTAAAGATGGCTACACGAATTAAAAGATTATACGAACAGATGCCGGACCCTAAATACATTATCTCAATGGGAAGCTGCGCAAATTGCGGTGGTCCTTATTGGGAACATGGTTACCATGTTTTGAAAGGAATAGACAGAGTTATTCCAGTTGATGTTTATGTCCCAGGCTGCCCGCCAAGACCAGAAGCATTATTAGAAGGTTTACTAAAATTACAAGACAAAATCCGTCATGAATCTATGAGAAAGAAAACGGTATGAAGAATCCGGAAGAAATTTTCGATTTATTAAAAAAAGAATTTGGTGAAATCATTCTTGGATTAGATAAAGAGACTCCAGTTGATCCGGTAATTTCAGTTGATCCCATGCAAATACATAAAGTCGGAGCATTTTTAAAGGATAGTGAAGAGCTTAAATTTGACAGCTTGATGGTTCTCTCCGGGGTGGACGATGCAAATGGCACAAAAGCCAAAGATGAAGATGGCACAGATGTTATAAGTGGTGGAACTTTAAGCGTTTACTATCATTTACATTCCACAACTCTTAAGCACAAAATTGCAATAAAAGTCTCTTCTTCCAGAGAAAATTCAGTAGTTGAATCTGTATATAATATTTGGAGAACATCAGATTGGCACGAACGAGAAGCCTTCGATATGTTCGGGATCATATTTAATAATCATCCAGACTTGAGAAGAATATTGATGCCCTACGATTGGGATGCAGGTTTTCCTTTAAGAAAAGACTATAAGAATCCGGAATTTTATCAAGGAATGAAGGTTCCTTATTAGCTGCAAGCAACAAGGTTTGAGATTCAAGATAGATGCATAATTTCAAAGATTTGAAAATTTGGTCTAAATCTAGAGTTCTTGTTAAAAAAATATATGAATTGACGGAGGAATTTCCTTCCGATGAAAAATTTGGGTTAATTTCTCAGATGAGACGAGCGGCAGTTTCAATTGTATCAAATATTGCCGAAGGCTCTGGGAAAGAATCTAATAAAGACTTTTGTAGGTTCTTGGAATTGGCTTATTCATCAGCATTCGAATTGGAGACTCAATTGATTTTATCTGTAGATTTAAATTTTATCAAGCCGGATGCAACAACTGAGATTCTCAATTATGTTCAAGAAATACAAAAAATGATTTACAGTTTTATTAAGACAGTTAGAATTAAAAATTAATTTAACAATGATCTTGCTGCTTGCAGCTTGATACTTATGGCTAAATAGAATGGCTTTGAAGACCGAATCAATGATACTGAATATGGGTCCCCAGCACCCATCAACACATGGTGTGTTACGGCTTGAATTAGAGATCGAAGGCGAGCTTATTCTTAGCGTTAAGCCGCATATCGGTTATCTTCATAGATGTTTTGAAAAGCATGCCGAAGCAATGACTTACCCTCAAGTTATTCCGTACACAGACAGACTTGATTATTTAGCAGCGATGGGAAATAATTTCGGTTACGTTGTCGCAATGGAAAAATTAATGGGGATTCAAGTTCCAGAACGTGTTGAATCGATACGTGTGATTATGGCGGAACTTCAAAGAATTGCTTCACATCTTGTTGCAATCGCTACTAATGGTGCCGATATAGGCGCACTAACTCCATTCCTGTATCTATTCCGTGATCGGGAATATATTTTAAGTCTATTCGAAATGACTTGCGGCGCTAGAATGCTTTATAATTATATGTGGATCGGCGGTTTATCTCAT
Protein-coding regions in this window:
- a CDS encoding MATE family efflux transporter, which translates into the protein MTLRTHIKETIKLALPISVGQLGHVMLGVVDSVMVGKVGSASLAAASLVNGIFFLILVIGIGLSMAATPLIAMAKGAGKLDDCGKILNHSLVVNSVFSILLITGTFGFSFLIPYLNQPREVVKEAVPYLQVLSISVIPFILFQTYRQFLEGLSIPNPPMYIAIFANLFNAFFNWIFIYGKFGFPPWGLFGAGVATTLTRWTMAAVLFYFVLNYNRVQIYKPQIKIKALDFSLIKKLISIGLPSGFQYFLEVAAFSFAAIMIGWLGKAQLAAHQIAINLASITYMIILGISSAGTIRVGEAAGKKDITQVRRAGFSTLGLASSLMFCFGVSFILLRNFLPTLYIKEIEVIAVASKLLIIAALFQIFDGLQATGIGVLRGLTDTKIPMLISFAAYWMIGIPIAIILGFYYKLGAVGIWIGLLIGLASVGITMLFRFNSKSKIIYQNGSN
- a CDS encoding EamA family transporter yields the protein MSRFAPIFVIVAAALWGIDGIILRPALYSLPVPLVVLIESSVVALILSPIFIRQYPKLKLLNRKDWLAFLGVALFGGAIGTMAITKALFYVNFVNLSIVILIQKLQPVFALTFAAFILKERLPKIFFFWAALAVIGAYIMTFGYSLPVLDTGNKTLIAAGLSLIAAISFSSSTVFSKRALRNVGFELGTYLRFLLSAIIMLVIASSMGDIKNIVNVSSTQWWIFLLIAFTTGGAAIFLYYYGLKKITASVATICELAFPMTAVVLEYFIHGNILNPVQWMGVALLIFSIIKVSGVKFIGPVSK
- the msrB gene encoding peptide-methionine (R)-S-oxide reductase MsrB, encoding MRRIIFLMIIISLPLYSACAQQNEKSNQSKGKEMSFKIQKTEKEWKEILTPEQYHVLREKGTEQPFTGEYWSSRGKGIYKCAACGAELFSSDTKFDSDCGWPSFYDVMNNKNVITKDDYSFGMHRIEVMCATCGSHLGHIFDDGPKPTGQRYCINSVSIKLEKKEK
- a CDS encoding SPOR domain-containing protein, which gives rise to MKRKILIAAVILISTIRIFAQSPGPKWEKVFEAKDQTVYVDTSSIKKFENQITVLSITVYKKPQIITSLGKEATSIKTQLLFNSNSRKYTVIGTLYYDKNQKILGETSLPGFASGSENFSIQIEGNETMTAIFNKAVEYLGIETGIVEQKDSSQNTNNTNKLAVKEQEEKSNDDPSKTLKNENNKSNDRVALYLSKKDSVQKVTAPKEDVKSIPTRPIIDKTKNPSESKQTTNLEKQKPVIDSRLKELPVGTNPKEMIFKEGTKYSFQVSSWKNKPKAEKEVQRLKAKGHNAFLTEGTLRGVKWYRVRIGYFNSLEETEEYKKKIN
- a CDS encoding NADH-quinone oxidoreductase subunit A, with the translated sequence MLTEFGKILIFMMLAAIFVIVVFIISKLLSPDRPTKEKYLTYECGENPQGSPWVKFNIRFYVIALIFLIFDVEVVLLFPWALTYKEYGFYGLAVGLIFLLVLGLGMAYEWRKGDLEWARPQPKAPKLDEILNSKS
- the nuoB gene encoding NADH-quinone oxidoreductase subunit NuoB, giving the protein MGLLDKEFSDGNIVIARAEDLMNWARLSSIWQLGFGLACCAIEMMATSASHYDFDRFGVIPRNTPRQADAIIISGTVTLKMATRIKRLYEQMPDPKYIISMGSCANCGGPYWEHGYHVLKGIDRVIPVDVYVPGCPPRPEALLEGLLKLQDKIRHESMRKKTV
- a CDS encoding NADH-quinone oxidoreductase subunit C, whose product is MKNPEEIFDLLKKEFGEIILGLDKETPVDPVISVDPMQIHKVGAFLKDSEELKFDSLMVLSGVDDANGTKAKDEDGTDVISGGTLSVYYHLHSTTLKHKIAIKVSSSRENSVVESVYNIWRTSDWHEREAFDMFGIIFNNHPDLRRILMPYDWDAGFPLRKDYKNPEFYQGMKVPY
- a CDS encoding four helix bundle protein; its protein translation is MHNFKDLKIWSKSRVLVKKIYELTEEFPSDEKFGLISQMRRAAVSIVSNIAEGSGKESNKDFCRFLELAYSSAFELETQLILSVDLNFIKPDATTEILNYVQEIQKMIYSFIKTVRIKN